A genomic region of Microthrixaceae bacterium contains the following coding sequences:
- a CDS encoding ATP:cob(I)alamin adenosyltransferase yields MTTRGGDHGETSLGDATRVSKTDARIEAIGAIDELNAVVALAADAVALAELPDADSDTGPDADTEPGSALNVTIAEVLEELLQQLFDLGADIALPEPGERGRLITVDTVVWLENVTAAFNAPLSPLRSFILPGGPNGAGQLHFARTVCRRAERRVLALGGDIGEAGRYLNRLSDVLFVLARTVASGDERLWAPTRNRE; encoded by the coding sequence GTGACCACTCGCGGAGGCGACCACGGCGAAACGTCGCTGGGCGACGCCACCCGGGTTTCCAAGACCGATGCCCGCATCGAGGCCATCGGAGCGATCGACGAGCTCAACGCGGTCGTGGCACTCGCGGCCGACGCCGTCGCACTCGCCGAGCTGCCCGACGCCGACAGCGACACCGGGCCCGATGCCGACACCGAGCCCGGTTCCGCGCTGAACGTCACGATCGCAGAAGTGCTCGAAGAACTCCTCCAGCAACTGTTCGATCTCGGTGCCGACATCGCCCTGCCCGAGCCCGGCGAACGCGGACGGCTCATCACCGTCGACACCGTGGTGTGGCTCGAGAACGTAACCGCTGCGTTCAACGCGCCGCTGAGTCCCCTGCGCAGCTTCATCCTTCCGGGCGGACCCAATGGCGCCGGGCAGCTGCACTTCGCCCGCACGGTTTGTCGTCGCGCCGAGCGGCGAGTGTTGGCACTCGGCGGCGACATCGGCGAAGCCGGCAGGTATCTCAACCGCCTGTCCGACGTCCTGTTCGTACTCGCACGGACCGTCGCCAGCGGTGATGAACGGCTCTGGGCCCCGACCCGCAATCGCGAGTGA
- a CDS encoding MFS transporter, with product MLVPVSLALPDQLATVDHAHRYRNFGLINALVGLAALVSLPLFGAMCDRTNSRFGHRKAWVLGGVVAMVVGLILTGRQDTWQMIAFWWIVANLGNSAIATGLTASVADQVPDDQRGTISGFMYGTQGLGIVVGMVAVEGFEAATRYVLLAIALVLCALPYLVVNRDVEPSAGTEPLTLKRILSNMWISPRRYPDFGWAFGSRLLVNVGNALGTTYLWFFLRDGLKVEDPDGTLITVTVIYLVATLIATFVAGPVSDRTGRRRIFVGVAAGLQAVAGVLVAAAPSVGMLMVAAAFIGAGYGAFVAVDQALVTAVLPNADDRAKDLGILNVGAAVPQGLGPLAAAGITTAFGFSPLFLAAGLSTAVGALMVSRVRSVR from the coding sequence ATGCTGGTCCCCGTCTCGCTCGCGCTGCCGGATCAGCTCGCGACGGTCGACCACGCTCACCGGTATCGCAACTTCGGTCTGATCAACGCCCTTGTCGGGCTGGCGGCGCTCGTGAGCCTGCCGTTGTTCGGGGCGATGTGTGACCGGACGAACTCTCGATTCGGGCACCGCAAGGCGTGGGTTCTGGGCGGCGTCGTCGCGATGGTCGTCGGGTTGATTCTGACCGGCCGGCAAGACACCTGGCAGATGATCGCGTTCTGGTGGATCGTGGCGAATCTGGGCAACTCCGCGATCGCGACGGGGCTGACCGCCTCGGTTGCCGACCAGGTTCCCGACGATCAACGCGGCACGATCTCGGGGTTCATGTACGGCACTCAGGGCCTGGGCATCGTCGTCGGAATGGTGGCGGTCGAGGGGTTCGAGGCCGCCACCCGCTACGTGCTGTTGGCCATCGCGCTCGTGTTGTGCGCCCTGCCATATCTGGTGGTGAACCGCGACGTCGAACCGAGCGCCGGCACCGAACCGCTCACCCTCAAGCGGATCCTGTCGAACATGTGGATCTCGCCGCGTCGCTATCCCGACTTCGGATGGGCCTTCGGCTCGCGGCTGTTGGTCAACGTGGGTAACGCCCTCGGCACGACGTATCTGTGGTTCTTCCTTCGCGACGGCCTCAAGGTGGAAGACCCCGACGGCACCCTGATCACCGTCACGGTCATCTACCTCGTCGCCACGCTGATCGCGACCTTCGTCGCCGGGCCGGTGTCGGACCGCACCGGACGTCGGCGGATCTTCGTCGGCGTTGCCGCGGGCCTTCAGGCGGTCGCCGGGGTGTTGGTCGCCGCCGCACCGTCGGTCGGGATGTTGATGGTGGCGGCAGCCTTCATCGGCGCCGGATACGGGGCCTTCGTGGCGGTCGACCAGGCGCTCGTGACCGCGGTGTTGCCCAACGCCGATGACCGTGCCAAGGACCTCGGCATCCTCAACGTCGGGGCCGCGGTTCCACAAGGCCTCGGTCCGCTGGCGGCGGCGGGAATCACCACGGCGTTCGGGTTCTCGCCGCTGTTCTTGGCGGCCGGGCTGTCGACGGCGGTCGGTGCGCTCATGGTGAGCCGGGTGCGCTCGGTGCGCTGA
- a CDS encoding pyrimidine/purine nucleoside phosphorylase: protein MALQHNTYFDGTVQSIGFVTGERRSSVGVMDVGEYHFGTEAPERMTVVAGELIVQLPGAPWATYVAGSSFEVPGNSAFDLKVERPTAYLCDYL from the coding sequence ATGGCTCTGCAACACAACACGTACTTCGACGGAACCGTACAAAGCATCGGATTCGTCACGGGTGAGAGACGCTCGAGCGTCGGGGTGATGGACGTTGGCGAGTACCACTTCGGCACCGAGGCCCCCGAGCGGATGACCGTGGTGGCTGGCGAGCTGATCGTGCAGCTTCCGGGCGCGCCGTGGGCGACCTACGTAGCGGGCTCTTCTTTCGAGGTTCCGGGCAACAGCGCCTTCGACCTCAAGGTCGAGCGGCCGACGGCCTATCTCTGCGACTACCTGTGA
- a CDS encoding SDR family oxidoreductase, giving the protein MRVVILGASSGLGRSVAVGLAEAGHDVALLARRVDRLEQTVADLGERAHAIRCDVTDEAQCTEAVRAAADVLGGIDALVYAPGVAPLGRLSDLDADAWTRTLTTNVVGAATATRAALDHLQASQGCAIYFSSVSASMTPAWPGLGAYIASKAALDKMVEAWRVEHPEVGFTRLIVGDCGGGEGDSATGFTSEWDMDIAVELGRQWYAKGYVAGALIDVNELVRAVESIISLGNTAVVPTMAVVPRVPRNDG; this is encoded by the coding sequence ATGAGAGTCGTGATCTTGGGAGCGTCGAGCGGGTTGGGCCGCTCGGTTGCGGTCGGACTCGCCGAGGCCGGCCACGACGTGGCGCTGTTGGCCCGTCGCGTCGATCGTCTCGAACAGACCGTGGCCGACCTCGGCGAGCGCGCACATGCCATTCGCTGCGATGTCACCGACGAGGCGCAGTGCACCGAGGCCGTCCGGGCGGCCGCCGACGTGCTCGGCGGAATCGATGCGCTGGTGTATGCGCCAGGAGTCGCCCCGCTCGGCCGTCTCTCCGATCTCGACGCCGATGCGTGGACGCGCACCTTGACCACCAACGTCGTCGGTGCCGCCACCGCCACCCGCGCTGCGCTCGACCATCTCCAGGCGTCGCAGGGCTGCGCGATCTACTTCTCCTCGGTGTCGGCCTCGATGACCCCGGCGTGGCCCGGCCTCGGCGCCTACATCGCGAGCAAGGCCGCCCTCGACAAGATGGTCGAGGCGTGGCGAGTCGAACACCCCGAGGTCGGCTTCACACGGCTCATCGTGGGCGACTGCGGCGGCGGCGAGGGGGATTCGGCAACCGGGTTCACCTCCGAATGGGACATGGACATCGCCGTCGAATTGGGCCGACAGTGGTATGCCAAGGGGTACGTCGCTGGAGCGTTGATCGACGTGAACGAACTGGTGCGGGCCGTGGAGAGCATCATCTCGCTCGGCAACACCGCGGTGGTTCCGACGATGGCGGTCGTTCCCCGCGTGCCCCGAAACGACGGGTGA
- a CDS encoding acyl-CoA dehydrogenase family protein — MSTESMAPVSNTDTLDDLDEFRRRAKEFLRAEVGPARASLTAGLRKLGTDEDDLREVAHDRALQRTFFDAGFAGITVPVEFGGQGLTRAHQLVLNEELEGYDYPVRLQVPTMTPCMAVLLEFGTEQQKLTHIPAILRGEELWMQFLSEPSGGSDVAGALMSAVRDGDEWVLNGSKVWTTGAWWSDWGLCLARTNWDVPKHRGLSVFIFPIDAAGIEIQRIEMLNGNMDFCQEYLDDVRVPDSDRVGGVDDGWTVGTRWMFHERMSSNSPFVTRPQELERSSLDGAALRRIARDGGISGTDAAQELVGEGEMLTLVGSALGRRVGQGMRTGTLSDQSAAIARLYGGLSLVRRNTIALELAGSAGAAWSDDDGELALRGEDFLMRQASCIGGGTTEMASNVIAERVLGMPRERALDRDVAFRDVPRGPAPEEN; from the coding sequence ATGAGCACCGAATCGATGGCTCCGGTCTCCAACACCGACACCCTCGACGACCTCGACGAGTTCCGGCGTCGGGCCAAGGAGTTTCTGCGCGCCGAGGTCGGCCCGGCGCGGGCGAGCCTCACCGCCGGGCTACGCAAGCTCGGAACCGACGAGGACGACCTGCGCGAGGTCGCGCACGACCGGGCGCTGCAGCGCACGTTCTTCGACGCCGGGTTCGCCGGAATCACCGTGCCGGTGGAGTTCGGGGGTCAGGGGTTGACCCGGGCGCATCAACTCGTGCTCAACGAGGAACTCGAGGGCTACGACTATCCGGTTCGGCTGCAGGTTCCCACCATGACGCCGTGTATGGCGGTGCTGTTGGAGTTCGGCACCGAGCAGCAGAAGCTCACCCACATCCCGGCGATCCTGCGTGGCGAAGAGCTGTGGATGCAGTTCCTGTCCGAGCCGAGCGGAGGGTCCGACGTGGCGGGAGCGCTGATGAGTGCGGTGCGCGACGGCGACGAATGGGTGCTGAACGGTTCGAAGGTGTGGACCACCGGGGCCTGGTGGTCGGACTGGGGGCTGTGTCTGGCCCGAACGAACTGGGACGTTCCCAAACACCGTGGGCTGTCGGTGTTCATCTTCCCGATCGACGCGGCCGGCATCGAGATCCAACGCATCGAGATGCTCAACGGCAACATGGATTTCTGCCAGGAGTACCTCGACGACGTTCGGGTTCCCGACAGCGACCGGGTCGGCGGAGTCGACGACGGGTGGACGGTCGGAACCCGGTGGATGTTCCACGAGCGGATGTCGTCGAACTCGCCGTTCGTGACCCGACCACAGGAGCTCGAACGGTCGTCCCTCGACGGTGCGGCGCTGCGCCGAATCGCCCGCGACGGCGGCATTTCCGGCACCGATGCTGCACAGGAACTCGTCGGCGAGGGGGAGATGTTGACCCTGGTCGGATCGGCGCTGGGCCGCCGTGTCGGCCAGGGGATGCGCACCGGGACCCTGAGCGACCAGTCGGCGGCGATCGCCCGGCTGTACGGGGGGTTGAGCCTCGTGCGACGCAACACGATCGCGCTCGAACTCGCCGGATCCGCCGGTGCGGCCTGGAGCGACGACGATGGCGAGTTGGCGTTGCGAGGCGAGGATTTCCTCATGCGCCAGGCCAGCTGCATCGGTGGCGGCACGACGGAGATGGCCTCCAACGTCATCGCCGAGCGGGTGCTCGGGATGCCGCGGGAACGGGCGCTCGATCGCGACGTGGCGTTCCGCGACGTCCCGCGCGGACCCGCACCAGAAGAGAACTGA
- a CDS encoding acyl-CoA/acyl-ACP dehydrogenase, with protein MLLEPIEDQAFLRDTTAKFLADAAPPQVLRTLRDDEAGFDEAYWRQGVELGWTSLLVSEEAGGGSVSGDGLVDLSLIAHEFGAAAAPGPLAPNAVVAGALARSGGHDEVVAGVLSGGTLVSWAIDEDAHNVAAMPRLFRFRIEGTELVLDGTKRLVESANRSDYLLVTGVTPGGITQVLVATDAAGIEIRPMHTVDLTRRFSVVTFNNVRVPLDAVVGSIDTAAEAVKLQRRQAIVIANAESVGAMQRAFDLTLEWTFDRYSFGRSLASYQAIKHRMASMKMWLEASHAIADDAAAAVAADSPRAEKLVRAAAAYIGEYGSELMQECVRFHGGIGVTYEHDLHLYLRRHTLNRALHGTPAQHRRRVAVELDLESAVS; from the coding sequence ATGTTGTTGGAACCGATCGAAGACCAGGCGTTTCTTCGCGACACGACCGCGAAGTTCCTCGCCGACGCGGCGCCGCCGCAGGTGCTGAGGACGTTGCGTGACGACGAGGCCGGATTCGACGAGGCCTATTGGCGCCAGGGGGTCGAGCTGGGGTGGACCTCGCTGCTGGTGAGCGAGGAGGCCGGCGGCGGTTCGGTGTCGGGGGACGGCCTCGTCGATCTGAGCCTCATCGCTCATGAGTTCGGTGCGGCGGCCGCTCCGGGGCCGCTCGCTCCCAACGCGGTGGTGGCCGGGGCGCTCGCCCGCAGTGGCGGCCACGACGAGGTGGTCGCCGGAGTGCTCAGCGGGGGGACGCTGGTGTCGTGGGCGATCGACGAGGATGCCCACAACGTCGCGGCGATGCCGCGGTTGTTCCGGTTTCGGATCGAGGGCACCGAGTTGGTACTCGACGGAACCAAGCGGCTCGTCGAGTCGGCGAACCGCAGCGACTACCTGCTCGTCACCGGTGTTACGCCGGGTGGGATCACCCAGGTGCTCGTGGCCACCGACGCCGCGGGAATCGAGATTCGTCCCATGCACACGGTGGATCTGACCCGTCGGTTCTCGGTCGTGACGTTCAACAACGTGCGGGTTCCACTCGACGCGGTCGTCGGGTCGATCGACACCGCGGCCGAGGCGGTGAAACTGCAGCGCCGACAGGCCATCGTGATCGCGAATGCGGAGTCGGTCGGGGCGATGCAACGGGCCTTCGACCTCACCCTGGAATGGACCTTCGACCGGTACTCCTTCGGGCGGTCGCTGGCCTCCTATCAGGCGATCAAACACCGCATGGCTTCGATGAAGATGTGGCTCGAGGCCAGCCATGCCATCGCGGACGATGCGGCGGCAGCGGTCGCGGCCGACAGTCCCCGAGCGGAGAAGTTGGTGCGGGCCGCCGCCGCGTACATCGGCGAATACGGCTCGGAACTCATGCAGGAATGCGTACGGTTCCACGGGGGAATCGGGGTCACCTACGAACACGATCTGCACCTGTACCTGCGTCGACATACGTTGAACCGGGCGCTGCACGGAACCCCTGCCCAGCACCGCCGTCGGGTGGCGGTGGAACTCGATCTCGAAAGCGCCGTCTCATGA
- a CDS encoding amidohydrolase, with protein sequence MYANDIRVIDADTHMTERHDLFTSRAPKGFEDRVPRVTMVDGTATWTLEGVPLGPARPGGVIDRNGDKHAFAETRAHGIDWVHQGAWDWQYRLGVMDETGIDVQIVYPNAVGIGGQNLAKATQDPVLRRLCVELYNDAMAEVQENTNGRMLPMPVMPAWSIDECVAEAQRCAAMGFRGVNMTSDPQDAGSTDLADRAWDPFWEVCADLHLPIHFHIGASQTSLTFYGKYFWASLHENLKPAVGGSMLFLNNAGVVINSIYAGIFDRHPNLKMVSVESGIGWIPFILETMDYEILENAPEQADALGRRPSEYFKDHWWATFWFETNHGDLQGLIDKVGEDNVMFETDYPHPTCLYPDPLGTVSEIISTLRPETQRKVLGENAAKLYRV encoded by the coding sequence ATGTATGCCAACGACATCCGAGTCATCGACGCCGACACCCACATGACGGAGCGTCACGACCTGTTCACGTCTCGCGCCCCGAAGGGATTCGAAGACCGTGTCCCGCGGGTGACCATGGTGGATGGCACCGCGACCTGGACCCTCGAAGGGGTGCCGCTCGGACCGGCGCGCCCGGGTGGGGTCATCGACCGCAACGGCGACAAGCACGCCTTCGCCGAGACGCGGGCACATGGGATCGACTGGGTCCACCAGGGGGCGTGGGACTGGCAATACCGCCTCGGGGTGATGGACGAGACGGGCATCGACGTGCAGATCGTCTACCCGAACGCGGTCGGCATCGGGGGCCAGAACCTTGCCAAGGCAACCCAGGATCCAGTGCTGCGACGCCTGTGCGTCGAGTTGTACAACGACGCGATGGCCGAGGTTCAGGAGAACACCAACGGCCGGATGTTGCCGATGCCGGTGATGCCGGCGTGGAGTATCGACGAGTGCGTCGCCGAGGCGCAGCGGTGCGCTGCGATGGGGTTCCGCGGCGTGAACATGACGTCTGATCCCCAAGATGCCGGGTCGACCGACCTTGCCGATCGCGCCTGGGATCCGTTCTGGGAGGTGTGCGCCGACCTGCACCTGCCGATCCACTTCCATATCGGAGCATCGCAGACCTCGCTCACGTTCTACGGCAAGTACTTCTGGGCCTCGCTGCACGAGAACCTGAAGCCGGCTGTCGGCGGTTCGATGCTGTTTCTCAACAACGCCGGCGTGGTCATCAACAGCATCTACGCGGGCATCTTCGACCGTCACCCGAACCTCAAGATGGTGTCGGTGGAAAGCGGCATCGGCTGGATTCCGTTCATCCTCGAAACGATGGACTACGAGATTCTCGAGAACGCTCCCGAACAGGCGGATGCGCTCGGGCGCCGACCGTCGGAGTACTTCAAGGACCATTGGTGGGCCACGTTCTGGTTCGAGACGAATCACGGCGACCTGCAGGGGCTCATCGACAAGGTCGGCGAGGACAACGTGATGTTCGAGACCGACTACCCGCACCCGACCTGTCTGTACCCGGATCCGCTCGGCACGGTGTCGGAGATCATCTCCACGCTTCGACCGGAGACCCAACGCAAGGTGCTCGGGGAAAACGCCGCCAAGCTGTACCGCGTCTGA
- a CDS encoding cytochrome P450, with translation MSFDETIDETELLEHFNHLAPEMGDRDYFHRALERLRGAANGVVRSDQHEGFWVATRYEDVLAIAQDWEGFSSEHGITVPPRESPLPAIPEMVDPPLHREYKRLINRFFTPVQVLEHEEATRAIVNQLIDEFITEGRCDFMEAFANPLPGLVFFEEFLHAPSEELAEVNRLATAASTPNTPSAIDARREMIGWIFGFIERRRAAEPIDDVIDAVLNAEIDGRAITDLEAVGIIQLLLFGGLDTTAGALGTMMLWFAKQPEIAQRLRAEPELIPTAIEEMLRLDGPFAFIGRRATRDIEVGGAAICEGDMVVVSWAAANRDPNEFGCPAEFDLDREGNRHIAFGAGPHRCAGSNLARMNLRIAVEELLRRLSDVRLATGEVHFHPGYSRAPSAIEIEFTPAERES, from the coding sequence GTGAGCTTCGACGAGACGATCGACGAGACCGAACTCCTCGAGCACTTCAACCACCTCGCCCCCGAAATGGGCGACCGCGACTACTTCCACCGGGCCCTCGAACGGTTGCGCGGCGCCGCCAACGGTGTCGTGCGCAGCGATCAGCACGAGGGCTTCTGGGTGGCCACCCGTTACGAGGATGTGTTGGCCATCGCCCAGGACTGGGAGGGTTTCAGCTCGGAACACGGAATCACGGTTCCGCCCCGCGAGTCTCCGCTGCCGGCGATCCCCGAGATGGTCGACCCGCCGTTGCATCGTGAGTACAAGCGCCTGATCAACCGGTTCTTCACCCCGGTGCAGGTGCTCGAACACGAAGAAGCGACGCGGGCGATCGTCAATCAGCTCATCGATGAGTTCATCACCGAGGGTCGCTGCGACTTCATGGAGGCGTTCGCCAATCCGTTGCCCGGCCTGGTGTTCTTCGAGGAGTTCCTCCACGCGCCGTCGGAGGAACTCGCAGAGGTCAATCGTCTCGCGACCGCGGCGTCGACGCCGAACACTCCCTCGGCGATCGATGCCCGGCGCGAGATGATTGGATGGATTTTCGGATTCATCGAACGGCGGCGCGCCGCAGAACCCATCGACGACGTCATCGACGCGGTGCTCAATGCGGAGATCGACGGACGTGCCATCACCGATCTCGAAGCGGTGGGGATCATCCAACTCCTGCTCTTCGGCGGCCTCGACACCACCGCCGGCGCGCTCGGCACGATGATGCTCTGGTTCGCAAAGCAGCCCGAGATCGCACAGCGGCTACGCGCCGAGCCCGAACTCATCCCGACGGCGATCGAGGAGATGTTGCGGCTCGACGGTCCCTTTGCCTTCATCGGTCGCCGAGCCACCCGCGACATCGAGGTCGGCGGGGCAGCCATCTGCGAGGGCGACATGGTGGTCGTGTCGTGGGCGGCGGCGAACCGCGACCCCAACGAGTTCGGCTGCCCGGCCGAGTTCGACCTCGACCGCGAAGGTAACCGCCACATCGCCTTCGGTGCTGGGCCGCACCGCTGCGCCGGATCGAACCTGGCGCGCATGAACCTGCGCATCGCGGTCGAGGAGTTGCTGCGTCGGCTGTCCGACGTTCGCCTGGCGACCGGCGAAGTTCACTTCCACCCCGGTTACAGCAGGGCGCCCTCGGCCATCGAGATCGAGTTCACCCCAGCGGAACGCGAATCGTAG
- a CDS encoding thiolase family protein: MGDAVIVATARTPIGTAFKGTLRDVGAYELAIHAITNAVARAGIDPQRYDDVVMGESRYGGGDLARYAAIESGLVNVAGLANNRHCAAGLAAITTAAGSIRAGMDSVVVAGGAESASTAPRFTRRVLGTDEWDAWAPPSHVQTPDAPIEDMSITVGWNAAVEAGVTREEMDYWAFRSHQRAIEAIDAGSFTAEIAPIKVTLRDGSVTEFAVDEHPRRGTSLEKLASLKVIHPEIEGFSITAGNASGVNDGAAALVIVDDSVARSEGLESLGTVRAWASAGVTPARTGLAPTIAIPKVLDRAGLSIGDVKLWEINEAFASMCVGTTKLLGIDDEIVNVEGSGCSLGHPVAMTGARMVISLVHELGRRGGGIGVAAMCAGGGMSTAVVVEV; encoded by the coding sequence ATGGGGGACGCAGTCATCGTCGCGACGGCACGAACGCCGATCGGCACCGCCTTCAAAGGCACACTTCGAGATGTCGGGGCCTACGAGCTCGCCATCCACGCGATCACCAATGCGGTCGCCCGGGCCGGCATCGACCCGCAGCGCTACGACGACGTGGTGATGGGCGAGTCGCGCTACGGCGGCGGCGACCTCGCCCGGTACGCCGCGATCGAGTCGGGCCTCGTCAATGTGGCGGGCCTCGCTAACAACCGCCATTGCGCGGCCGGTCTTGCCGCAATCACGACGGCCGCGGGGTCGATCCGCGCCGGTATGGATTCGGTCGTCGTGGCGGGCGGAGCCGAGTCGGCCTCCACCGCGCCGCGCTTCACCCGACGGGTGCTCGGCACCGACGAATGGGATGCCTGGGCACCGCCGAGTCATGTGCAGACCCCTGACGCCCCGATCGAAGACATGTCGATCACCGTGGGCTGGAACGCCGCGGTCGAGGCCGGCGTGACCCGCGAGGAGATGGACTACTGGGCGTTTCGTTCGCACCAGCGGGCGATCGAGGCGATCGACGCCGGCAGCTTCACCGCCGAGATCGCTCCGATCAAGGTCACCTTGCGCGACGGAAGCGTCACCGAGTTTGCGGTCGACGAGCATCCCCGCCGGGGTACGAGCCTGGAAAAGCTGGCCTCGCTCAAGGTGATCCACCCGGAGATCGAGGGGTTCAGCATCACCGCTGGCAATGCCTCGGGGGTCAACGACGGCGCAGCAGCACTCGTCATCGTCGACGATTCGGTGGCGCGCAGCGAGGGGCTCGAGTCGCTCGGCACCGTCCGGGCGTGGGCATCGGCCGGGGTCACCCCGGCACGAACCGGCCTCGCTCCGACGATCGCCATTCCGAAGGTTCTCGACCGGGCGGGTTTGTCGATCGGCGACGTGAAGCTGTGGGAAATCAACGAGGCGTTCGCGTCGATGTGTGTCGGCACGACGAAGCTGTTGGGCATCGACGACGAGATCGTCAATGTCGAGGGCAGCGGGTGCAGCCTCGGTCACCCGGTCGCCATGACGGGCGCCCGCATGGTGATTTCGCTGGTCCATGAACTCGGGCGCCGTGGTGGCGGCATCGGTGTTGCGGCCATGTGCGCCGGCGGCGGCATGTCCACCGCGGTGGTGGTGGAGGTCTGA
- a CDS encoding TetR/AcrR family transcriptional regulator, whose amino-acid sequence MAKTSVAKTPPPRAKRMNAADRRSSILNAARKAFSESGDMAGTTMRTIADRAGISEGIIYRHFENKDQLFFEAVVEPLRDAVDSLVAATEGIDSETPLTGERQIEALAGLYSQLIATLTEVLPLLGLVLFGDPKVARRFYREHFEVAMDRLAGAWAEVEQRYGLEVDLTAISARAVMGTALILAIESKYAKEHPSRADLSRSAALGTVEGFFPTLNG is encoded by the coding sequence ATGGCGAAGACGTCAGTGGCCAAGACACCGCCACCGCGGGCCAAACGAATGAACGCAGCCGATCGGCGAAGTTCCATCCTCAACGCCGCCCGCAAAGCCTTCAGCGAGTCTGGAGACATGGCCGGCACCACCATGCGCACCATCGCGGATCGTGCCGGGATCAGCGAAGGCATCATCTACCGCCACTTCGAGAACAAGGATCAACTGTTCTTCGAAGCGGTGGTCGAACCCCTCCGCGACGCCGTCGACAGCCTCGTTGCCGCCACCGAGGGCATCGACTCCGAAACCCCACTGACCGGCGAGCGCCAGATCGAAGCCCTCGCCGGCCTCTATTCACAACTCATCGCCACGCTCACCGAGGTGCTGCCGCTGCTCGGACTCGTACTTTTCGGCGACCCGAAGGTGGCGCGACGCTTCTACCGCGAGCACTTCGAGGTGGCGATGGATCGCCTCGCCGGAGCGTGGGCGGAGGTCGAACAGCGTTACGGCCTCGAAGTCGATTTGACCGCGATCTCCGCGCGCGCCGTCATGGGCACCGCGCTCATCTTGGCCATCGAGTCGAAGTACGCGAAGGAGCACCCCTCGCGAGCCGACCTGTCGCGCAGCGCCGCTCTCGGCACCGTCGAGGGTTTCTTCCCCACGCTCAACGGCTGA
- a CDS encoding YggS family pyridoxal phosphate-dependent enzyme: MADMTRPPETVEEFRRNLDEVRSRIVDSACRVDRDPAEVRLLPVSKTVPESRLINAITAGCTQLGENKVQEAKRKAANLAHLGVSWSVIGHLQTNKAKNVAAFADEFQALDSLRVAEALDRRLQALGRSLDVFVQVNTSAEESKFGLPPEEVDGFVAELRHFHALRPVGLMTLAVFSDDHTRVRDCFIRLRTIRDRLRETRPDGMGLEELSMGMSGDFELAIEEGATVVRVGQAIFGPRGLPDSHYWPTT; the protein is encoded by the coding sequence ATGGCTGACATGACCCGACCACCCGAGACCGTCGAGGAATTCCGGCGCAACCTCGACGAGGTTCGTTCGCGGATCGTCGACTCCGCATGCCGGGTCGACCGCGACCCCGCGGAGGTTCGCCTTCTACCGGTCTCGAAGACCGTTCCCGAGTCTCGATTGATCAACGCAATCACCGCCGGCTGCACCCAACTCGGCGAGAACAAGGTTCAGGAGGCGAAACGCAAAGCCGCCAACCTCGCCCACCTGGGGGTGTCGTGGTCGGTGATCGGTCACCTTCAGACCAACAAGGCCAAAAATGTCGCCGCGTTCGCGGATGAGTTTCAGGCGCTCGATTCGCTCCGGGTCGCCGAGGCCCTCGACCGTCGCCTCCAGGCGCTCGGGAGGTCGCTCGACGTGTTCGTGCAGGTCAACACCTCAGCCGAGGAGTCGAAGTTCGGCCTTCCGCCCGAGGAGGTCGACGGGTTCGTCGCTGAGCTTCGCCACTTCCACGCGCTCCGACCGGTCGGGCTGATGACGCTCGCGGTGTTCAGCGACGACCACACCCGGGTCCGCGACTGTTTCATCAGGCTGCGAACCATCCGCGACCGCCTGCGCGAGACCCGCCCCGACGGCATGGGCCTCGAGGAACTCTCGATGGGAATGAGCGGCGATTTCGAGTTGGCGATCGAAGAGGGGGCGACGGTCGTGCGGGTCGGCCAGGCGATCTTCGGGCCCCGCGGACTCCCCGATTCGCACTACTGGCCCACCACCTGA